Proteins from a genomic interval of Coffea eugenioides isolate CCC68of unplaced genomic scaffold, Ceug_1.0 ScVebR1_3039;HRSCAF=4178, whole genome shotgun sequence:
- the LOC113757393 gene encoding uncharacterized protein LOC113757393 gives MNSWKKKLLSQGGKEILLKAVSMAMHVYTMSCFKLPNKLSKEVTSILANYWWREAEGENKMHWCSWSKLTKKKKWGGLEFKALQKFNKALLAKQVWRLISSPNLLVSKVLRAKYFYRESIFKCKIPKNASWIWQSIMGVRDFVEKGTRKRMGNGKATKIWEDNWILENSKVKVTFGRPQHSTLMMVDELIGGFRWKKPIVLRTFNQMDAKRILEIPISISERDNCNYWIHSENGIHIVKSSYKELCKWSIDQWERRGAKGETSLLNSCWKT, from the coding sequence ATGAATAGCTGGAAGAAGAAATTACTCAGTCAAGGTGGGAAGGAGATTTTATTGAAAGCTGTATCAATGGCTATGCATGTCTACACAATGTCCTGCTTTAAACTACCAAACAAACTTAGCAAAGAAGTAACCTCCATATTAGCCAATTACTGGTGGAGAGAAGCTGAAGGAGAAAACAAGATGCATTGGTGCTCATGGAGTAAGCTGactaagaagaaaaaatggGGAGGCTTGGAATTCAAGGCCCTTCAGAAATTCAACAAAGCACTACTGGCAAAACAAGTATGGAGACTGATCTCAAGCCCAAACCTCTTAGTCAGTAAGGTTCTGAGGGCAAAGTACTTCTATAGGGAATCAATTTTTAAGTGCAAAATACCTAAGAATGCTTCCTGGATCTGGCAAAGCATAATGGGAGTAAGAGACTTTGTGGAAAAAGGAACAAGGAAGAGGATGGGAAATGGCAAGGCTACTAAAATTTGGGAGGATAATTGGATCCTTGAGAATTCGAAGGTCAAAGTCACTTTTGGGAGACCTCAGCATAGCACCCTGATGATGGTAGATGAACTTATCGGTGGCTTTAGATGGAAGAAACCAATAGTTCTAAGGACTTTCAACCAAATGGATGCAAAAAGAATCTTGGAAATCCCCATCAGCATTTCAGAGAGAGATAACTGCAATTACTGGATTCATAGTGAAAATGGAATACACATTGTCAAATCAAGCTACAAGGAACTATGCAAATGGTCAATTGATCagtgggagagaagaggagCAAAGGGTGAAACAAGCTTACTTAACTCCTGCTGGAAAACATAG